One window of Mesorhizobium sp. WSM4904 genomic DNA carries:
- a CDS encoding SDR family oxidoreductase: MNTDNTKVAIVTGASRGIGAAIATRLAKDGFTVVINYAGSAGEADALIEAIEAKGGHAISAQADVSDPTAVARMFDAAQAAFGGIDVLVNNAGIMKLATVADSDDALFDRQVAINLKGTFNTLREAAKRLREGGRIVNLSSSVVGLHQPTYAAYAATKAGVEAMTHVLSKELRGRNITVNAIAPGPTATALFLDGKPQAVIDQLTKLAPLERLGQPEDIAAAVAFLAGPDGGWINGQVLRANGGII; encoded by the coding sequence ATGAATACGGACAACACCAAAGTCGCGATCGTCACCGGCGCTTCGCGCGGGATCGGTGCGGCGATCGCGACGCGCCTCGCCAAGGATGGCTTCACCGTCGTGATCAACTATGCCGGCAGCGCCGGAGAGGCCGACGCCCTGATCGAGGCCATCGAGGCCAAGGGCGGACATGCGATCTCGGCGCAGGCCGATGTCAGCGATCCGACCGCGGTCGCCCGCATGTTCGACGCGGCCCAGGCGGCATTCGGCGGCATCGACGTGCTGGTGAACAACGCCGGCATCATGAAGCTGGCGACGGTCGCCGACAGTGACGACGCGCTCTTCGATCGGCAGGTCGCGATCAATCTGAAGGGGACCTTCAACACCCTGCGCGAGGCCGCAAAGCGCCTTCGCGAGGGCGGCCGGATCGTCAACCTGTCGTCCAGCGTCGTGGGTCTCCACCAGCCGACCTATGCGGCCTATGCCGCGACGAAGGCGGGCGTCGAGGCCATGACGCATGTGCTCTCGAAGGAGCTGCGCGGCCGCAACATCACGGTCAACGCCATCGCCCCGGGGCCGACGGCCACGGCGCTGTTCCTCGACGGCAAGCCGCAGGCCGTCATCGATCAGCTCACCAAGCTCGCGCCGCTGGAGCGGCTGGGGCAGCCGGAAGACATCGCCGCGGCGGTCGCGTTCCTCGCCGGCCCGGACGGCGGCTGGATCAACGGCCAGGTGCTGCGCGCCAACGGCGGAATCATCTGA
- a CDS encoding SDR family NAD(P)-dependent oxidoreductase, translated as MARVFITGSSEGLGLMAGQLLVEQGHQVVLHARNAQRADVALRGLPGAEAVLQGDVATIAGTRALAESANRLGRFDAVIHNVGIGYREPRRVETEDGLPHVFAINVMAPYLLTALMERPSRLVYLSSGMHHHASANLDDMLWTQRRWDGSTAYAESKLLDVLLAFAVARRWPDVVSNALEPGWVPTRMGGPGAPDDMDKAHRTQAWLAVSDDAAARATGEYFYHQRHRVANPEASDVALQDRLLRRCGELSGVDFPA; from the coding sequence ATGGCAAGAGTCTTCATCACCGGATCTTCAGAGGGCCTCGGCCTGATGGCGGGTCAGCTCCTTGTGGAGCAAGGCCATCAGGTGGTCCTTCACGCGCGCAATGCGCAACGCGCCGATGTCGCTCTCAGAGGGCTCCCCGGTGCGGAAGCGGTCCTCCAGGGCGACGTCGCGACAATCGCGGGCACGCGCGCGCTCGCTGAGAGCGCCAACAGGCTGGGCCGGTTCGACGCCGTGATCCACAATGTCGGGATCGGCTACCGGGAGCCGCGACGGGTCGAGACGGAGGATGGCCTGCCGCACGTCTTCGCGATCAACGTAATGGCGCCCTATCTCCTGACTGCGCTGATGGAGCGTCCATCCCGTCTCGTCTATCTGAGTTCCGGCATGCACCACCATGCCAGCGCCAATCTGGACGATATGCTTTGGACGCAGCGTCGTTGGGATGGGTCCACGGCCTATGCGGAGAGTAAGTTGCTCGACGTCCTACTCGCCTTCGCGGTCGCTCGCCGGTGGCCGGACGTGGTGTCGAATGCGCTCGAACCGGGCTGGGTGCCGACCCGAATGGGTGGGCCGGGCGCGCCGGACGACATGGACAAGGCGCATCGAACGCAAGCGTGGCTCGCCGTCAGCGACGATGCCGCTGCGCGCGCCACCGGTGAATATTTCTATCATCAGCGCCACCGCGTCGCGAACCCCGAGGCCTCCGACGTCGCTCTTCAAGATCGCCTTCTGCGGAGATGCGGAGAGTTGTCGGGTGTCGATTTCCCGGCCTGA
- a CDS encoding NmrA family NAD(P)-binding protein: MLATGQPVRAVVRDAQRGAAWAERGCNIAIVPNASDAAALGAALEGAKGVFLMNPPNYDREPGFPDTSRVAAAFAEALERSRPGRAVFLSTVGAQIERFNLLNDGGIVEQALRGVPVPVAFLRPAWFLENAAWDVPDARKGRIHSFLQPLDHGIDMVAVRDIGAVAADLLGQTWQGARTVELRGPGKVSAQDIADAFSRALGTDVAIDAVPRDTWEARFRNEGMKHSEGRMAMLDGFNNDWIVFEGGSAEQRTGMTSLDDVVRALVERR; encoded by the coding sequence TTGCTCGCCACCGGCCAGCCGGTTCGAGCGGTCGTTCGTGACGCTCAGCGCGGAGCAGCCTGGGCGGAGCGCGGGTGCAATATCGCGATCGTGCCCAACGCGTCGGACGCCGCCGCGCTCGGAGCCGCCCTGGAGGGCGCCAAGGGCGTGTTCCTCATGAATCCGCCGAACTACGATCGCGAGCCGGGCTTTCCGGACACAAGCCGGGTCGCTGCGGCCTTTGCGGAGGCGCTGGAGAGAAGCCGGCCGGGTCGAGCGGTCTTTCTGTCGACCGTCGGCGCGCAGATCGAGCGTTTCAACCTGCTCAACGATGGCGGGATCGTCGAACAGGCCTTGCGCGGCGTCCCGGTTCCGGTGGCCTTCCTGCGACCGGCCTGGTTTCTCGAAAATGCGGCTTGGGACGTGCCGGACGCTCGTAAGGGGCGCATCCATAGCTTCCTTCAGCCCTTGGATCACGGCATCGACATGGTTGCGGTGCGCGACATCGGCGCCGTGGCGGCGGACCTGCTGGGCCAGACATGGCAGGGCGCTCGGACCGTCGAGCTGCGCGGTCCCGGCAAGGTCAGCGCGCAGGATATTGCGGACGCCTTCAGCCGAGCCCTCGGCACGGACGTCGCCATCGATGCTGTCCCGCGCGACACCTGGGAAGCGCGATTCCGGAACGAGGGGATGAAGCATTCCGAAGGGCGGATGGCGATGCTCGACGGGTTCAACAACGACTGGATCGTGTTCGAGGGCGGCTCCGCAGAGCAGCGCACCGGGATGACCTCGCTCGACGATGTGGTCCGCGCGCTCGTCGAGCGGCGCTGA
- a CDS encoding LysR family transcriptional regulator, producing MDRLGAMRLFTRVVERRSFTDAAHDLSIPRSTATQVIRQLEERLGVRLLQRTTRTVRPTLDGEAYYRRCLAILDDIEDAEGAFRGAVPRGMLRVEVQGTLARHFVMPGIPDFMARYPGIEIAMSESDRWVDVVREGVDCVLRYGASPDSDLVTRTIAQLPRITCASPAYLDRFGRPGSLDELAGHQMVGLRSITTGTLAPFEFERRDGTTAIELPAPLTVTGTESFLDGVLLGLGLAQMPLFHVEPYLESGRLERVLHDYPLSSGQVSVLYPRSRQLSPRVRLFIDWVVGRFV from the coding sequence ATGGACCGCCTGGGCGCAATGCGCTTGTTCACGCGCGTGGTTGAACGCCGCAGCTTCACGGATGCCGCGCACGACCTCAGCATCCCGCGGTCGACCGCCACCCAGGTGATCCGTCAGCTTGAGGAACGCCTAGGTGTCCGGCTCCTGCAGCGCACGACCAGGACCGTGCGACCAACGCTGGACGGCGAAGCCTATTATCGGCGTTGCCTCGCCATCCTCGACGACATCGAGGACGCCGAGGGCGCGTTCAGGGGCGCAGTTCCCAGGGGCATGCTTCGTGTCGAGGTACAGGGCACCCTTGCCCGCCACTTCGTCATGCCTGGCATCCCGGACTTCATGGCCCGCTATCCCGGCATCGAGATCGCGATGAGCGAAAGCGACCGCTGGGTCGATGTCGTGCGCGAGGGCGTCGATTGCGTGCTGCGATACGGCGCGTCGCCCGACAGCGACCTGGTCACACGAACGATCGCGCAACTGCCGCGCATCACTTGCGCTTCGCCGGCCTATCTGGACCGTTTCGGGCGGCCTGGCTCACTCGATGAACTGGCCGGCCACCAGATGGTCGGCCTGCGATCCATCACCACCGGCACGCTGGCCCCGTTCGAGTTCGAGCGCCGGGACGGTACGACCGCAATCGAACTTCCCGCCCCCCTAACCGTCACCGGCACAGAGAGCTTCCTCGATGGCGTCCTGCTTGGGCTCGGCTTGGCCCAAATGCCCCTCTTCCACGTTGAGCCATACCTTGAATCCGGGCGGCTGGAGCGCGTACTGCACGACTACCCCCTCTCCAGCGGGCAGGTCTCTGTCCTCTACCCCCGCAGTCGGCAGCTCTCCCCGCGCGTCCGCCTGTTCATCGATTGGGTTGTCGGTCGGTTCGTCTAA
- a CDS encoding winged helix-turn-helix domain-containing protein yields the protein MTTATADQVFRFGGFTLDLAMGTLRGVGEPLFLRPKAYALLSHLARNMGRVVPKSELMDVVWPGVYVTEDSLTQSVREIRKVLGDDMVRTVSKRGYMLAAEAEAAPEISTQPIVAVVRFRNESGDPADEAMVDGFAEDLINGVARFGTVTVLARNSSFSFTSFGRAEWPQIRARIGADYLVEGSLRRQGEHVVVAVSLVDIATASQLWGDRFQSQGEGLFAIEREIVEQIVSRLVTRVANAGLEQASRKPVTSLAAYELLLRGFAMLRDPAQTDQRGAEALFEAAIAKDPNYGLAYTYLALVRSLDGEFGRASDAVLESARDLADKGLALSPDQPTGHRVQSLIRLYMRDHEAAEHHMRIALQLNPYDADSIEQMGMLLTMRGRPLEALTWLARGIRIDPLHPHWYQFDRALALYMMGEYRQAADALELATRPAPWIRTRLAACYAQMGEMEKAKRQIALIEEGDPFSPLDYALRGVPFENRADAEHLAEGVRLALGETISGADQSATTTM from the coding sequence ATGACGACGGCGACGGCCGATCAGGTCTTTCGGTTTGGCGGGTTCACGCTCGACCTTGCCATGGGTACGCTGCGCGGCGTCGGCGAGCCGCTGTTCCTGCGACCGAAAGCCTATGCGTTGCTTTCCCATCTCGCGCGCAACATGGGCCGTGTCGTGCCCAAATCAGAACTGATGGACGTCGTCTGGCCGGGCGTCTACGTCACGGAGGATTCGCTGACCCAGTCGGTGCGCGAAATCCGCAAGGTTCTGGGCGACGACATGGTCCGCACCGTCTCCAAGCGCGGTTATATGCTGGCCGCGGAGGCCGAGGCGGCGCCCGAGATCAGCACCCAGCCGATCGTAGCCGTGGTGCGCTTCCGCAATGAGAGCGGCGACCCGGCCGACGAGGCGATGGTCGACGGCTTCGCCGAGGACCTGATCAACGGCGTCGCGCGCTTCGGCACGGTCACGGTGCTGGCACGCAATTCCAGCTTCTCCTTCACATCGTTCGGCCGCGCCGAGTGGCCGCAGATCCGCGCCCGCATCGGCGCCGACTATCTCGTCGAAGGCTCGCTGCGCCGCCAGGGCGAGCATGTCGTGGTCGCCGTCAGCCTGGTCGACATCGCCACCGCCAGCCAGCTCTGGGGCGACCGTTTTCAGTCGCAGGGGGAAGGGCTGTTCGCGATAGAGCGCGAGATCGTCGAGCAGATCGTCAGCCGGCTGGTCACGCGCGTCGCCAATGCCGGGCTGGAGCAGGCATCACGCAAGCCGGTCACCAGCCTTGCCGCCTATGAGCTTCTGCTGCGCGGCTTTGCCATGCTGCGCGATCCCGCCCAGACCGACCAGCGAGGCGCCGAAGCCCTGTTCGAGGCGGCGATCGCGAAGGATCCGAACTACGGGCTGGCCTATACCTATCTCGCTCTCGTGCGGTCCTTGGACGGGGAATTCGGGCGCGCGAGCGACGCGGTTCTGGAAAGTGCGCGCGACCTTGCCGACAAGGGCCTGGCGCTGTCGCCGGACCAGCCGACGGGACATCGCGTGCAGTCGCTGATCCGCCTCTATATGCGCGACCACGAGGCAGCCGAGCATCACATGCGCATCGCGCTGCAGCTGAATCCTTACGATGCCGATAGCATCGAGCAGATGGGCATGCTGCTCACCATGCGCGGGCGGCCGCTGGAGGCGCTGACCTGGCTGGCGCGCGGCATCCGCATCGATCCCTTGCACCCGCACTGGTACCAGTTCGACCGCGCGCTGGCGCTCTATATGATGGGGGAATACCGGCAGGCGGCCGACGCGCTGGAATTGGCGACGCGGCCGGCCCCGTGGATCCGCACGCGGCTGGCGGCCTGCTATGCCCAGATGGGCGAGATGGAGAAGGCGAAGCGGCAGATCGCCCTCATCGAGGAGGGCGATCCGTTCTCGCCGCTCGATTATGCGTTGCGCGGCGTGCCGTTCGAGAACCGGGCCGATGCCGAGCATCTCGCCGAAGGCGTCAGGCTTGCCCTCGGCGAGACTATATCCGGGGCCGATCAATCGGCCACGACCACGATGTAG
- a CDS encoding efflux RND transporter permease subunit, with translation MTSFNLSEWALRHRSFIVYLMIAAALAGLYAYRGLGREEDPPFTIKTMVVKTLWPGASTSETVEQITDRIEKKLEELPDLDYVKSYTKPGESVVFVNLKDTVADDQVQPLWYQVRKKLNDIKPTLPSGVQGPFFNDEFGDTYSLIYALTSDSLSHRELKDMASSLRAGLLTVKDVAKVDLIGQQDEKIYLEFSTQKVAALGLDVGMLTQALQAQNALTPSGTVDAGPERIAIRVSGSFTSEESLKAINFYANGHYFRLGDVADVKRAYSDPPQPMFRFNGKPAVGIAVSMTAGGDALALGENVKEKKHEMEAELPLGVELGLVADQSHVVEESVGEFTKSLGEAIAIVLAVSLLALGWRPGVVVAVAIPLVLAITFVTMEYFGISLQRISLGALIIALGLLVDDAMIAVEMMIARMEEGYDKISAATYAYTSTAFPMLTGTVVTIAGFVPVGFAKSGAGEYCFSLFAVVAIALVVSWVVAVLFTPLTGVFLLPDRIKGHGGSHQPSRIARGFQAMLEMAMRAKWLVLSATAGLFALSVVAMGFVGQEFFPKSDRPEVMLDLTLPRTASIKATDAVVERVEKLLASDPDIDHWSFYVGQGAVRFYLPLDAQLANDFFAQAVVVTKGHAVRQAVIDRLEKELSTGFDDVMARVTPLELGPPVGWPLKFRVSGPDPDKTRSLAQQFAQVLGSDAAVRNINYDWNEPAKVIKVEVDQDRARALGISSQQLSETINAVLSGSTITQMRDDTYLVDIVARAVDSERASIDTLRGLTISASGGRRVPLEQVAKLSYQTEPPLIWRRGRLPTVTVQADVAPGENATVVSKRLEKAIATFKAELPARYSVEQGGVIEDSAKAQASIFVVFPLMLFIMATVLMIQLMSFQRLVLVLLTAPLAIIGVAGALLISGAPMGFVAILGVMSLIGMVIRNSVILIAQIDQHIASGEEPWAAVISATTHRLRPILLTAAAAILGMIPIAPTVFWGPMAYAVMGGLMVATVLTLVFLPTLYVTWFGIKAPAETIAAADQATVAAEPEAIAA, from the coding sequence ATGACCAGCTTCAATCTTTCCGAATGGGCGCTGCGCCACCGCAGCTTCATCGTCTACCTGATGATCGCGGCCGCCCTTGCCGGCCTCTATGCCTATCGCGGCCTCGGCCGCGAGGAGGACCCGCCCTTCACCATCAAGACTATGGTGGTGAAGACGCTGTGGCCGGGCGCCAGCACCAGCGAGACGGTCGAGCAGATCACCGACCGCATCGAGAAGAAGCTCGAGGAGCTGCCCGACCTCGACTACGTCAAGAGCTACACCAAGCCCGGCGAATCCGTGGTCTTCGTCAACCTGAAGGACACGGTTGCCGACGATCAGGTGCAGCCGCTCTGGTACCAGGTGCGCAAGAAGCTCAACGACATCAAGCCGACACTGCCATCCGGCGTGCAGGGTCCGTTCTTCAACGACGAGTTCGGCGACACCTATTCGCTGATCTACGCGCTCACCTCCGACAGCCTCAGCCATCGCGAACTGAAGGATATGGCCAGCAGCCTGCGCGCCGGCCTGCTCACCGTGAAGGACGTCGCCAAGGTCGACCTGATCGGCCAGCAGGACGAGAAAATCTATCTCGAATTCTCCACGCAGAAGGTCGCGGCCCTCGGCCTCGATGTCGGCATGCTGACGCAGGCGCTGCAGGCGCAGAACGCGCTGACGCCAAGCGGCACCGTCGACGCAGGCCCGGAGCGCATAGCCATTCGCGTTTCGGGTTCCTTCACCTCGGAAGAGAGCCTGAAGGCGATCAACTTCTACGCCAACGGCCATTACTTCCGCCTGGGCGACGTCGCTGACGTCAAGCGCGCCTATTCCGACCCGCCGCAGCCGATGTTCCGCTTCAACGGCAAGCCTGCCGTCGGCATCGCGGTGTCGATGACGGCGGGCGGCGACGCGCTGGCGCTGGGCGAGAACGTCAAGGAGAAGAAGCATGAGATGGAAGCCGAGCTGCCGCTCGGCGTCGAGCTCGGTCTGGTCGCGGACCAGTCGCATGTCGTCGAAGAATCCGTCGGCGAGTTCACCAAGAGCCTCGGCGAAGCGATCGCCATCGTGCTTGCCGTCTCACTCCTGGCCCTCGGCTGGCGTCCCGGCGTCGTCGTGGCGGTCGCCATCCCGCTGGTTCTGGCGATCACCTTCGTCACCATGGAGTATTTCGGCATCTCCTTGCAGCGCATCTCGCTCGGCGCGCTGATCATCGCGCTCGGCCTCCTGGTCGACGACGCCATGATCGCGGTCGAGATGATGATTGCTCGCATGGAGGAAGGCTACGACAAGATCTCGGCCGCCACCTATGCCTATACGTCGACCGCCTTCCCGATGCTGACCGGCACGGTGGTGACGATCGCCGGCTTCGTGCCGGTCGGCTTCGCCAAGAGCGGCGCCGGCGAATACTGCTTCTCGCTGTTCGCGGTGGTCGCCATCGCGCTCGTCGTCTCCTGGGTGGTGGCGGTGCTGTTCACCCCGCTCACCGGCGTCTTCCTTTTGCCCGACCGCATCAAGGGCCATGGCGGCAGCCATCAGCCGTCGCGCATCGCCCGCGGCTTTCAGGCGATGCTTGAAATGGCGATGCGGGCAAAATGGCTTGTGCTGTCGGCGACCGCCGGGCTGTTCGCGCTTTCGGTCGTGGCGATGGGCTTCGTCGGCCAGGAGTTCTTCCCGAAGTCCGACCGGCCTGAGGTCATGCTCGACCTCACGTTGCCGCGCACCGCTTCGATCAAGGCGACGGATGCCGTGGTGGAGCGCGTCGAGAAGCTGCTCGCTTCCGATCCCGACATCGACCATTGGAGCTTCTATGTCGGCCAGGGCGCGGTGCGCTTCTACTTGCCGCTCGACGCACAGCTCGCCAACGACTTCTTCGCCCAGGCGGTGGTGGTCACCAAGGGCCACGCCGTGCGCCAAGCGGTCATCGACCGCCTGGAGAAGGAGCTTTCGACCGGCTTCGACGATGTCATGGCCCGCGTCACGCCGCTGGAGCTTGGCCCGCCGGTCGGCTGGCCGCTGAAGTTCCGCGTCTCGGGTCCGGACCCGGACAAGACGCGGAGCCTCGCGCAGCAGTTCGCGCAAGTGCTCGGCAGCGACGCAGCGGTACGCAACATCAACTACGACTGGAACGAGCCGGCCAAGGTCATCAAGGTCGAGGTCGACCAGGACCGGGCGCGTGCGCTGGGCATCTCCTCGCAGCAGCTTTCGGAGACGATCAACGCAGTGCTGTCGGGCTCGACGATCACGCAGATGCGCGACGACACCTACCTTGTCGACATCGTCGCCCGCGCCGTGGATTCGGAACGCGCCAGCATCGACACGCTGCGCGGCCTGACGATCAGCGCTTCGGGTGGACGGCGTGTGCCCCTCGAACAGGTGGCGAAGCTCAGCTACCAGACCGAGCCGCCGCTGATCTGGCGCCGCGGCCGGCTGCCGACCGTGACCGTCCAGGCCGACGTCGCGCCCGGCGAGAACGCCACCGTCGTCTCGAAGCGGCTGGAGAAGGCGATCGCCACCTTCAAGGCGGAGTTGCCGGCGCGCTACAGCGTCGAACAGGGCGGCGTGATCGAGGACAGCGCCAAGGCGCAGGCCAGCATCTTCGTGGTCTTCCCGCTGATGCTGTTCATCATGGCGACGGTGCTGATGATCCAGCTGATGAGCTTCCAGCGCCTGGTGCTGGTGCTGCTCACCGCTCCGCTAGCCATCATCGGCGTCGCCGGCGCGCTGCTCATCTCCGGCGCACCGATGGGCTTCGTCGCGATCCTCGGCGTGATGTCGCTGATCGGCATGGTGATCCGCAACTCGGTCATCCTGATCGCGCAGATCGACCAGCACATTGCCTCCGGCGAAGAGCCTTGGGCCGCGGTGATCAGCGCCACCACGCATCGGCTGCGGCCCATCCTGCTTACGGCGGCGGCAGCCATCCTCGGCATGATCCCGATCGCACCGACGGTGTTCTGGGGACCGATGGCTTACGCCGTGATGGGCGGGCTGATGGTGGCCACCGTGCTGACGCTGGTCTTCCTGCCGACGCTCTACGTCACCTGGTTCGGCATCAAGGCGCCGGCTGAGACCATCGCTGCGGCCGACCAGGCGACAGTCGCTGCCGAACCGGAGGCAATAGCGGCCTGA
- a CDS encoding SDR family oxidoreductase has product MTKKIVLITGASSGFGRLTAESLARAGYTVYASMRDVAGKNAKNAADMVAMPHTDIRPIELDVQSEDSANAAVAKIIAESGRIDVLVHNAGHMMYGPAESFTPDQFAQQYDVNVLGTQRVNRAVLPHMRKARSGLLVWVSSSSVAGGTPPYLSPYFAAKAAMDTLAVQYARELARFGIETSIIVPGAFTKGTNHFANAGSPADKDRLAEYENDGPYKGFGERVQKAFANIVPDNADVQGVADAIVDIVDTPFGKRPFRVTYDPTQDGADVSFAVIDRIRAEMLHRVGLSDLLHPAA; this is encoded by the coding sequence ATGACCAAGAAGATCGTTCTCATCACCGGCGCGTCGAGCGGCTTCGGCCGGCTGACCGCCGAGTCGCTCGCCCGTGCCGGGTATACCGTCTACGCCTCGATGCGCGATGTTGCCGGCAAGAACGCTAAGAATGCCGCCGACATGGTCGCCATGCCGCACACCGACATTCGCCCGATCGAGCTCGACGTGCAGTCGGAGGACTCGGCCAACGCCGCCGTCGCGAAGATCATCGCCGAAAGCGGCCGGATCGACGTGCTGGTCCACAACGCCGGCCACATGATGTACGGCCCGGCCGAGAGCTTCACGCCCGATCAGTTCGCCCAGCAATACGACGTCAATGTGCTCGGCACTCAGCGCGTCAACCGCGCGGTCCTGCCGCACATGCGCAAGGCCAGGAGCGGCCTCCTGGTTTGGGTGTCGAGCTCGAGCGTCGCCGGCGGCACGCCGCCTTACCTCTCGCCCTATTTTGCGGCGAAGGCGGCCATGGACACGCTCGCCGTCCAGTATGCCCGCGAGCTGGCCCGCTTCGGCATCGAGACTTCGATCATCGTGCCGGGCGCCTTCACCAAAGGCACCAATCATTTCGCCAACGCCGGCAGCCCCGCCGACAAGGACCGTCTCGCCGAGTACGAGAATGACGGCCCCTACAAGGGGTTCGGCGAGCGGGTGCAGAAGGCCTTCGCCAATATCGTGCCCGACAACGCCGACGTGCAAGGCGTGGCCGATGCGATCGTCGACATCGTCGACACGCCGTTCGGCAAGCGCCCGTTCCGGGTCACCTATGACCCGACCCAGGATGGGGCCGATGTGAGCTTCGCGGTCATCGACCGTATCCGCGCCGAGATGCTGCATCGGGTCGGTCTGTCCGATCTGCTGCACCCCGCGGCCTGA